A single region of the Leptolyngbya subtilissima AS-A7 genome encodes:
- a CDS encoding glutamate-5-semialdehyde dehydrogenase, translating to MTVSPLAQDAAATQPLLAIAQATRQAAQTLASLSAEAKNQAIEAVAAALEANADRIVAANQADCEAALADNLAKPLYGRLKLDGVKLAGAIAGVRDVARLPDPVGTVQIHRELDEGLVLKRLAVPLGVLGVIFESRPDAVMQISALAIKSGNGVILKGGKEAVRSCTALVGAIKEGLENAGVDPAAVQLLTTREETRALLNLEGYVDLIIPRGSNAFVRFVQENTRIPVLGHADGICHLYIDSEANLAQAIAIAVDAKTAYPSACNAIETLLIHQDAAAQGLPPLAAALRAAQVELRGDRLAQQILPDLASATEEDWATEYSDLILAIKVVASVDEAIVHINTYGSRHTEAIATQNPATAAHFMDRVDAAGVYHNCSTRFADGFRYGFGAEVGISTQKMPPRGPVGLEGLVTYKYQLVGDGHVSVTYSGSDAKPFTHRDLDLQ from the coding sequence ATGACCGTTTCTCCCCTTGCCCAGGATGCTGCCGCTACTCAGCCGCTGTTGGCGATCGCCCAGGCCACTCGCCAGGCGGCTCAAACTTTAGCTAGTCTCTCTGCTGAGGCCAAAAACCAGGCGATCGAGGCCGTGGCCGCTGCCCTTGAAGCCAATGCCGATCGCATTGTGGCGGCCAACCAAGCAGATTGCGAAGCTGCTCTAGCCGACAACCTGGCCAAGCCGCTGTACGGACGGCTCAAGCTGGATGGGGTGAAGCTGGCGGGGGCGATCGCCGGTGTGCGCGACGTAGCCCGCCTGCCCGACCCGGTAGGAACGGTGCAAATTCACCGCGAGCTAGACGAGGGATTAGTGCTCAAGCGGCTGGCGGTGCCCTTAGGGGTGCTGGGGGTAATCTTTGAGTCGCGCCCCGACGCGGTGATGCAGATTTCGGCCCTGGCGATTAAGTCGGGCAACGGAGTGATTCTCAAAGGGGGCAAAGAGGCGGTGCGATCGTGCACTGCTCTGGTGGGGGCGATCAAAGAGGGGCTTGAGAATGCTGGGGTAGACCCAGCGGCGGTGCAGCTCTTGACCACCCGCGAAGAAACCCGCGCCCTGCTGAATCTCGAAGGTTACGTGGATCTGATCATTCCACGCGGCTCCAACGCGTTTGTGCGCTTCGTGCAAGAGAATACGCGCATTCCGGTGCTGGGTCACGCCGATGGCATTTGCCATTTGTACATCGACAGCGAGGCAAATTTGGCCCAGGCGATTGCGATCGCCGTCGATGCCAAAACTGCCTATCCCTCGGCCTGCAATGCGATCGAAACCCTGCTGATTCACCAAGATGCTGCCGCTCAAGGGTTGCCACCTCTGGCGGCGGCGCTGCGGGCTGCTCAAGTAGAGCTGCGGGGCGATCGGCTGGCGCAGCAGATTTTGCCCGATTTAGCCTCCGCCACAGAGGAAGACTGGGCGACGGAGTACAGCGATCTGATTTTGGCGATCAAAGTTGTGGCGTCGGTGGATGAGGCGATCGTCCACATCAATACCTATGGGTCGCGCCATACGGAAGCCATTGCCACTCAAAACCCTGCCACCGCCGCCCACTTTATGGATCGTGTCGATGCTGCCGGTGTCTACCACAACTGCTCTACCCGCTTTGCCGATGGCTTTCGCTATGGCTTCGGGGCCGAAGTCGGCATCAGCACCCAAAAGATGCCCCCTCGCGGCCCAGTGGGATTAGAGGGGTTGGTTACCTATAAATATCAGCTAGTAGGTGACGGTCACGTTTCTGTGACTTACAGCGGCAGTGACGCCAAACCCTTCACTCACAGAG
- a CDS encoding ArsR/SmtB family transcription factor: MSLGPGYSSEITGMAGDRPPLDDPSCHHAGSSPVDEILSIEKAQRMAEFFGVLGDPNRWRILSALALSEMRVGELATAVAMSESAVSHQLRILRATRLVSYRKQGRNVLYCLKDDHVFNLYREASDHLDEPPEE, from the coding sequence ATGTCCCTAGGCCCTGGCTATTCTTCAGAGATCACTGGTATGGCTGGCGATCGCCCCCCTCTCGATGACCCTTCCTGCCATCACGCTGGTTCGTCGCCTGTGGACGAGATTTTGAGCATAGAAAAGGCCCAGCGCATGGCCGAATTTTTTGGCGTGCTGGGCGATCCCAATCGCTGGCGCATTCTCTCGGCTCTGGCTCTGAGCGAAATGCGGGTAGGTGAGCTAGCAACTGCCGTGGCCATGAGCGAGTCGGCGGTGTCCCATCAGCTGCGCATCTTGCGCGCCACTCGTCTGGTCAGCTACCGCAAGCAGGGGCGCAATGTGCTCTACTGCCTCAAGGACGATCACGTTTTCAATCTCTATCGGGAAGCGTCGGATCACTTGGATGAACCGCCGGAGGAGTAG
- a CDS encoding metallothionein, producing MTTVTQMKCACDSCLCIVDTSQALEKDGQYFCSDACADGHPEGSSGCGHTGCGCNS from the coding sequence ATGACTACCGTTACCCAAATGAAATGCGCCTGCGACTCCTGCCTGTGCATTGTTGACACCAGCCAGGCCCTAGAGAAAGATGGCCAGTACTTTTGCAGTGATGCCTGCGCCGACGGTCACCCCGAGGGGTCTTCGGGCTGTGGTCACACTGGCTGCGGCTGTAATAGCTAA
- a CDS encoding cofactor assembly of complex C subunit B yields MAQNDPNRVLRLLPLVTGSLGGTLLLLNRVLTPALTESQARSDVMGVILSALLILTGLLWQRVQPTLPEAVALIGEEGLELDEALPDAAKTELAWASHLLLTNTVTRSVVVYRQGKTLLRRGILAPKAEVTPGPILKRVLETGKAVYLVKLSIYPGRVEFDYLPENTQGVICQPMGQGGALILAANAPRSYTRQDEAWIEGIADKLGHTLDTSTITPDVQVEISQA; encoded by the coding sequence ATGGCACAAAATGACCCAAACCGGGTGCTACGGCTGCTGCCGCTGGTAACGGGAAGCTTGGGCGGCACCCTGCTGCTGCTCAACCGAGTGCTGACTCCAGCCCTGACCGAATCTCAGGCGCGATCGGACGTGATGGGTGTGATTCTTAGCGCTCTGCTGATTTTGACGGGCTTGCTGTGGCAGCGGGTGCAGCCTACCCTGCCTGAAGCCGTTGCCTTAATTGGAGAAGAAGGGTTAGAGCTAGATGAGGCCCTGCCCGATGCCGCTAAAACTGAACTGGCCTGGGCTTCTCACCTGCTATTGACCAACACCGTTACGCGCTCCGTCGTCGTCTACCGCCAGGGCAAAACCCTGCTGCGGCGCGGAATCTTAGCTCCTAAAGCCGAGGTCACCCCCGGCCCAATCTTGAAACGAGTGTTGGAGACTGGCAAAGCAGTGTATCTGGTCAAACTCAGCATTTACCCAGGCCGTGTAGAGTTCGACTATTTGCCTGAAAATACTCAGGGCGTAATCTGTCAGCCCATGGGTCAGGGCGGCGCGCTGATCTTGGCCGCCAATGCCCCCCGTAGCTACACCCGCCAAGACGAAGCCTGGATCGAAGGCATCGCCGACAAGCTTGGCCATACCCTAGATACATCAACGATTACCCCAGATGTCCAAGTAGAGATTTCCCAGGCGTGA
- a CDS encoding THUMP domain-containing class I SAM-dependent RNA methyltransferase: MAAYFATVARGLEALAAAELEDLGAQQVEPGFCGVAFEGDLALLYRVNLWSRLVFRVLVKLGECPCRDAEDLYQGIQSIDWRPYLTPELTFAVDATGKNRSLNHTHFTALQVKNAVVDQQRQHWGDRSTIDTQHPEVRLNVHIQDDTATVSLDSSGSSLHRRGYRPAVGAAPLKESLAAALVKLTDWPGDVPLLDPLCGSGTLPLEASMAALNIAPGIFREEFGFQTWPDFDGDLWDRLWQEAEAARKDNLGTWVGGCDRDPDIIHQARLNAQRCDLDEQINFWAADLADLEAPADSGFLLCNPPYGERLGADEDLGAFYKLLGNVLKQRFKGWTAFVLSGNKALSQHIGLKSAQRVAVYNGTLHCQWLKYELY, encoded by the coding sequence ATGGCTGCATATTTCGCCACCGTTGCCCGTGGGCTCGAGGCCTTGGCCGCCGCCGAACTCGAAGATTTAGGTGCTCAGCAGGTTGAGCCGGGCTTTTGCGGGGTTGCCTTTGAGGGCGACCTGGCCCTGCTGTATCGGGTCAACCTTTGGTCGCGGCTGGTCTTTCGGGTGCTGGTCAAGCTGGGCGAGTGTCCCTGCCGCGACGCTGAAGATCTCTACCAGGGCATTCAGAGCATTGACTGGCGGCCTTACCTCACCCCTGAGCTTACCTTTGCGGTCGATGCCACCGGCAAAAACCGCAGCCTCAACCACACCCATTTCACTGCCCTTCAGGTGAAAAATGCCGTGGTCGATCAGCAGCGGCAGCACTGGGGCGATCGCTCTACCATCGACACCCAGCATCCCGAGGTGCGGCTCAACGTCCACATTCAGGACGACACCGCTACCGTCAGCCTCGACAGTTCGGGCAGCAGCCTGCACCGCCGTGGCTACCGCCCCGCCGTGGGAGCCGCCCCGCTGAAAGAATCCCTGGCGGCAGCGCTGGTGAAGCTGACGGACTGGCCCGGTGACGTGCCGCTACTGGATCCTCTCTGCGGCTCTGGCACGCTGCCCCTGGAGGCTAGCATGGCGGCGCTCAATATCGCCCCAGGCATTTTTCGCGAAGAGTTTGGCTTCCAGACCTGGCCTGACTTTGATGGCGACCTGTGGGATCGCCTGTGGCAGGAGGCGGAGGCAGCGCGCAAAGACAATCTGGGCACCTGGGTGGGGGGGTGCGATCGCGATCCCGACATCATTCACCAGGCCCGTCTCAATGCCCAACGCTGCGACTTGGACGAGCAGATTAACTTTTGGGCCGCCGATTTGGCCGATCTAGAGGCTCCTGCCGACAGCGGCTTTCTGCTGTGCAACCCGCCCTACGGCGAACGTTTAGGTGCCGACGAAGACCTAGGAGCCTTCTACAAACTGCTGGGGAACGTGCTGAAGCAGCGCTTCAAAGGCTGGACGGCCTTTGTCCTTAGCGGCAACAAAGCCCTGTCGCAACACATTGGCCTCAAATCGGCTCAGCGGGTGGCGGTTTATAACGGCACGCTCCACTGCCAGTGGCTCAAGTACGAACTGTATTGA
- the infC gene encoding translation initiation factor IF-3, which produces MVNRQIRSPQVFLIDQENQNRGLMETREALTLAEDAGLDLVVVSNGKDAPVAKILDYGKLQYQQSKRQKQSSKPSLKEVKLRPNVGESDYQLRIRRSVEWLSKGDSVKFLVRLRGREHQHRDRAGELLDRIVKDIGDAGKVQALDKKALVLMITPA; this is translated from the coding sequence CTGGTAAACCGGCAAATTCGCTCACCTCAGGTGTTCTTAATCGACCAAGAGAACCAAAATCGGGGTCTCATGGAAACTCGCGAAGCGCTTACGCTAGCCGAGGATGCAGGACTTGACCTGGTGGTGGTCTCTAACGGCAAAGATGCCCCTGTGGCCAAAATTCTGGACTACGGCAAGCTTCAGTACCAGCAGAGTAAGCGGCAGAAGCAAAGCTCTAAGCCGTCTTTGAAAGAGGTCAAGCTGCGCCCCAACGTGGGTGAGTCTGACTACCAGCTCCGGATTCGCCGCTCGGTCGAGTGGCTGTCGAAGGGAGACTCGGTTAAGTTTTTGGTGCGCCTGCGTGGGCGTGAGCACCAGCACCGCGATCGCGCTGGAGAGCTGCTCGATAGAATCGTGAAGGACATCGGCGATGCGGGCAAAGTGCAGGCCCTCGACAAGAAGGCCCTGGTGCTGATGATTACCCCCGCCTAG
- a CDS encoding response regulator: protein MSKRILVIDDELDIREVVCLSLEEFGGWQTDSAGSGQEGLDKALAAPWDAILLDVSMPEMDGFAVYEQLQANRKTQAIPIILLTAKVLTSDRDRFCTLGVAGVIAKPFNPVKVWQQVAQLLDWAT from the coding sequence ATGAGCAAGCGGATTTTAGTGATCGACGACGAACTGGACATTCGCGAAGTAGTTTGCCTCTCGCTTGAAGAGTTTGGCGGTTGGCAAACTGACAGTGCCGGGTCAGGGCAGGAGGGCTTAGACAAGGCCTTAGCCGCCCCTTGGGATGCCATCTTGCTAGATGTCTCAATGCCCGAGATGGATGGCTTTGCGGTCTACGAGCAGCTTCAGGCTAACCGCAAGACCCAGGCCATACCGATAATTTTGCTCACGGCTAAGGTGTTGACCAGCGATCGCGATCGCTTCTGTACCCTAGGCGTGGCTGGAGTAATTGCTAAACCCTTTAACCCGGTGAAGGTATGGCAACAGGTGGCCCAGCTCTTAGACTGGGCCACCTAA